The proteins below come from a single Rosa rugosa chromosome 2, drRosRugo1.1, whole genome shotgun sequence genomic window:
- the LOC133730381 gene encoding gamma-interferon-responsive lysosomal thiol protein-like: protein MASLDLKLLFSLVVLTSVLSIQASYPSFEDNGVNVLESKKVNLSLYYETLCPSCASFIVNELAAKLFDPEGDLISIVNLKLVPYGNAQVKAPNKTIVCQHGPDECYFNSIEACAIHLWSDVKRHFKFIHCLESKLIEGLHCSKEYAWESCCVKLKMDLDRLGKCYRSGYEKKLILQNAKETDHLVPPHEYVPWLVVNGQPLKDDYLNFVRYVCNTYKDSPKPKACRSYPHNINSGGKANSSLEGCYKGEERGGS, encoded by the exons ATGGCTTCTCTAGATCTTAAGCTCTTGTTTTCCCTTGTTGTTCTCACTTCCGTGCTCTCCATTCAAGCATCTTATCCTTCTTTTGAAGATAACGGCGTCAATGTCCTTGAATCCAAGAAAGTTAACCTCTCTCTGTATTATGAAACTCTATGCCCATCCTGTGCGAGCTTCATTGTAAATGAACTAGCAGCTAAGTTATTCGATCCCGAAGGGGATCTCATAAGCATTGTCAACCTCAAGCTAGTTCCATATGGAAATGCTCAGGTCAAAGCACCTAACAAGACCATCGTTTGCCAG CATGGCCCAGACGAATGCTACTTTAACAGTATAGAAGCCTGTGCAATCCACCTCTGGTCAGACGTG AAGCGGCATTTCAAGTTCATTCATTGTCTTGAGAGTAAACTTATTGAAGGACTGCACTGCTCGAAAGAATATGCTTGGGAATCTTGTTGTGTAAAACTTAAGATGGATTTGGATCGTTTGGGAAAGTGCTACCGCAGTGGATATGAAAAGAAG CTTATACTTCAAAATGCTAAAGAAACAGACCACCTTGTTCCGCCTCATGAGTACGTACCATGGCTGGTTGTTAATGGACAACCGCTAAAGGAT GATTACCTAAATTTTGTGAGGTATGTCTGCAACACTTACAAAGACAGTCCGAAACCAAAGGCTTGCAGATCATATCCACACAACATCAATTCAGGTGGAAAGGCAAACTCGAGCCTAGAAGGATGCTATAAAGGTGAAGAACGCGGGGGGAGCTGA